The Bradyrhizobium ottawaense genome window below encodes:
- a CDS encoding PQQ-dependent sugar dehydrogenase → MISKLARALVCASLPLLAACDDGSGDPKAQIGANPELPDIQQYLLPPVHIARIVGWKKDETPTVAQGLQVKAFATGLQHPRFLYVLPNGDVLVAESKAPKGGAIKRPKEIVMGYIESWATSGGNDTGPGNRITLLRDSNGDGVPDTQSVFLDHLNSPFGIALVGNDLYVANADAIVRYPYTEGDTRITAPGTVLTPLPGGPINHHWTKSLVASPDGSKLYAGVGSNSNITENGMEAEHNRAAILEVDRASGRWRVFASGLRNPNGLSFEPQTGALWTVVNERDELGPDLVPDYMTSVKDGGFYGWPYSYYGQHVDPRVKPQRPDLVAKAIVPDYALSSHVAALGLAFNTGSSLPAAYRGGAFVGEHGSWNRQVLNGYKVVFVPFKDGKPSGPAQDVVTGFLNSDNQARGRPVGVAIDKTGALLVADDSGNTVWRVTAAHPQLTQR, encoded by the coding sequence ATGATATCGAAGCTCGCCCGCGCTCTGGTGTGCGCGTCGCTGCCGTTGCTGGCTGCTTGCGATGACGGCAGCGGCGACCCCAAGGCGCAGATCGGCGCCAACCCTGAGCTTCCCGACATCCAGCAATATCTGCTGCCGCCCGTCCACATCGCGCGCATCGTCGGCTGGAAGAAGGACGAGACGCCGACTGTGGCGCAAGGCCTGCAGGTCAAGGCTTTCGCGACCGGTCTGCAGCATCCGCGTTTCCTCTACGTGCTGCCCAATGGTGACGTGCTGGTGGCGGAATCCAAGGCGCCAAAGGGGGGCGCGATCAAGCGGCCCAAGGAGATCGTCATGGGCTATATCGAGTCCTGGGCGACCTCGGGCGGCAACGACACCGGGCCGGGTAATCGCATCACGCTGCTGCGTGACAGCAATGGCGACGGCGTGCCGGATACGCAAAGCGTCTTCCTCGACCATCTCAACTCGCCCTTCGGCATCGCGCTGGTGGGCAACGATCTCTACGTCGCCAACGCCGATGCGATCGTCAGATATCCCTACACCGAAGGCGACACCAGGATCACCGCGCCGGGCACGGTGCTGACGCCGCTGCCGGGCGGGCCGATCAACCATCACTGGACCAAGAGTCTCGTCGCCAGCCCCGACGGCTCGAAACTCTATGCCGGCGTCGGCTCCAACAGCAACATCACCGAGAACGGCATGGAGGCCGAGCACAATCGCGCGGCGATCCTCGAGGTCGACCGTGCCAGCGGGCGCTGGCGCGTGTTCGCGAGCGGCCTGCGCAATCCGAACGGGCTCAGCTTCGAGCCGCAGACCGGCGCGCTGTGGACGGTGGTGAACGAGCGCGACGAGCTCGGTCCCGATCTCGTTCCTGACTACATGACCTCGGTGAAGGACGGCGGCTTCTACGGCTGGCCGTACAGCTATTACGGCCAGCATGTCGATCCCCGCGTCAAGCCGCAGCGGCCGGATCTCGTCGCCAAGGCGATCGTGCCGGACTATGCCCTGAGCTCGCATGTCGCCGCGCTCGGGCTCGCCTTCAACACCGGCTCCAGCCTGCCGGCCGCCTATCGCGGTGGCGCCTTCGTCGGCGAGCATGGCAGCTGGAACAGGCAGGTGCTCAACGGCTACAAGGTCGTGTTCGTGCCGTTCAAGGACGGTAAGCCGAGCGGACCGGCGCAGGACGTCGTGACGGGCTTCCTCAACAGCGACAACCAGGCGCGCGGCCGGCCGGTGGGCGTCGCCATCGACAAGACCGGGGCGTTGCTGGTCGCAGACGACAGCGGCAACACGGTGTGGCGCGTCACCGCCGCGCATCCGCAGCTGACGCAACGATAG
- a CDS encoding sugar kinase: MPAANDRKVVLVTRKTRLEDLIARHLTAAQARFYVEHLGADFSDYEREHEVYRAQRHTTLQVLEQWGRYQVIDRGFLPNFLFGPDDIVVALGQDGVVANTMKYLNDHPLIGLNPDPARHDGILLPFAPHDLAKLLPEVATEKRSSQAVTMAEARLNDGQVLHAVNDLFIGARTHVSAIYEIAAGGATERQSSSGLIVSTGLGSTAWFKSIVTGSLAIAGSFGQPPPLSSYDALPWDAAELRFAVREPFPSRHSQTHLVCGRLASADQLRIRSLMAENGVIFSDGIEADRLDFNAGAEVTIGIAARRGRLIV, encoded by the coding sequence ATGCCCGCCGCCAATGACCGCAAGGTGGTGCTGGTGACGCGCAAGACCAGGTTAGAGGACCTGATCGCGCGCCACCTGACGGCGGCGCAGGCCCGCTTCTACGTCGAACATCTCGGCGCCGACTTCTCCGACTATGAGCGCGAGCACGAGGTCTATCGTGCGCAGCGTCACACGACGCTGCAAGTGCTGGAGCAATGGGGGCGCTATCAGGTCATCGACCGCGGCTTCCTGCCGAACTTCCTCTTCGGGCCTGATGACATCGTGGTCGCGCTCGGCCAGGACGGCGTCGTCGCCAACACGATGAAATATCTGAACGACCATCCGCTGATCGGGCTCAATCCGGATCCCGCGCGCCACGACGGCATCCTCCTGCCCTTTGCGCCGCACGACCTCGCCAAGCTCCTGCCGGAGGTCGCCACTGAGAAGCGCAGCAGCCAGGCCGTGACGATGGCGGAAGCACGGCTCAACGACGGCCAGGTGCTCCACGCCGTCAACGACCTCTTCATCGGCGCCCGCACGCATGTCTCCGCGATCTACGAGATTGCGGCCGGCGGGGCGACGGAACGGCAATCTTCGAGCGGACTGATCGTCTCGACCGGGCTCGGATCGACCGCCTGGTTCAAGAGCATTGTGACCGGCTCGCTGGCCATTGCCGGCAGCTTTGGGCAGCCTCCGCCGCTGAGCAGTTACGACGCCCTGCCCTGGGACGCAGCCGAGCTGCGTTTTGCGGTGCGCGAGCCCTTCCCCAGCCGCCATTCGCAGACCCATCTCGTCTGCGGCCGGCTCGCGTCGGCGGACCAATTGCGCATCCGCTCGCTGATGGCGGAGAACGGCGTCATCTTCAGCGACGGCATTGAAGCCGACCGCCTCGACTTCAACGCCGGTGCCGAGGTCACGATCGGGATTGCCGCGCGGCGCGGGCGGCTGATCGTCTGA
- a CDS encoding SPFH domain-containing protein codes for MFGVRFIKAQPTTYLMKYRAGAIVAEGAGLSALYYAPVTMLVAVPIGSRDASFIFEQTARDFQTLTVQGQVTYRVSDPKKAASMLDFTLKADGKTYASDDPEKLPERILGTVEVLAQQAVKELTLRDALQASDRIADIIAGGLRARADIAALGLEILGVSIRGIKPTPDTAKALEAQAREAILKNADEAIFARRNFAVEQERAIRESELDTEIAVEQKKRSIRETQMDAEASVAAKRNELREAGMAADIVLEGKRKDFVGLNADNTRTLADAEAYRVGALMKIFEGVDTRVIQALAAAGMQPGQLIAQAFSGIAEKAEKIGQLNVSPDLLSQLMEKPKPTEAANARRQ; via the coding sequence ATGTTCGGCGTGAGGTTCATCAAGGCCCAGCCCACCACCTATCTGATGAAGTATCGCGCCGGCGCGATCGTCGCCGAGGGTGCTGGTCTTTCCGCGCTGTATTACGCGCCGGTGACCATGCTGGTCGCGGTGCCGATCGGCAGCCGCGACGCCTCGTTCATCTTCGAGCAGACCGCGCGCGACTTTCAGACGCTGACCGTGCAGGGTCAGGTGACTTATCGCGTCAGCGACCCGAAGAAGGCGGCATCAATGCTCGACTTCACCCTGAAGGCTGACGGCAAGACCTATGCGAGCGACGATCCGGAAAAGCTGCCGGAACGCATCCTCGGCACGGTCGAGGTCCTCGCCCAGCAAGCGGTGAAGGAACTGACGCTGAGGGACGCGTTGCAGGCGTCCGACCGCATCGCCGACATCATCGCGGGCGGCTTGAGGGCGCGCGCGGACATCGCCGCTCTCGGCCTCGAAATCCTCGGCGTGTCGATCCGCGGCATCAAGCCGACGCCGGACACCGCAAAGGCGCTGGAGGCGCAAGCGCGCGAAGCGATCCTGAAGAACGCGGACGAAGCCATCTTCGCCCGGCGCAACTTCGCCGTCGAGCAGGAGCGTGCCATTCGCGAGAGCGAACTCGACACCGAGATCGCGGTCGAGCAGAAGAAGCGGTCAATTCGCGAGACCCAGATGGATGCCGAGGCGAGCGTTGCCGCAAAGCGCAATGAGCTGCGCGAGGCCGGCATGGCCGCGGACATCGTGCTGGAAGGCAAGCGCAAGGATTTCGTCGGCCTCAATGCCGACAATACCAGGACCCTGGCCGACGCCGAGGCCTACCGCGTCGGCGCGCTGATGAAGATCTTCGAGGGCGTCGACACCCGCGTGATCCAGGCGCTTGCCGCCGCCGGCATGCAGCCGGGTCAGCTGATCGCGCAAGCCTTCTCTGGCATTGCCGAGAAGGCCGAGAAGATCGGCCAGCTCAACGTCTCGCCGGACCTGCTCAGCCAGTTGATGGAGAAGCCGAAGCCGACGGAGGCCGCCAATGCCCGCCGCCAATGA
- a CDS encoding NUDIX hydrolase — protein sequence MAGEGRAEGSGKSGQLDFPRPLTTVDVVIFTILDDSLQVLLMQRPAGEGEPFPLSLALPGGFVDVTKDRDLAACAARKLREKTGVTSPYLEQLGSWGSATRDPRGWSATHAYFALIPADASVLANDARWFPIRGGRLKDKLAFDHGDILATAIQRLRNKVEYTSLPAYLMPAEFTLPDLQRVYEIVLDRPLEKSAFRTRILAADMIEPVAKMRRGPNRPAQLYRLKKGSEPVYFVRTFNPPE from the coding sequence ATGGCGGGCGAAGGTCGGGCTGAAGGGTCTGGTAAATCGGGGCAATTGGACTTCCCACGACCCCTGACCACGGTCGATGTCGTGATCTTTACGATCCTCGACGACAGCCTTCAGGTGCTGCTGATGCAGCGCCCGGCCGGCGAGGGCGAGCCGTTTCCGCTCAGCTTGGCGCTGCCGGGCGGCTTCGTGGACGTCACGAAGGACCGCGACCTCGCGGCTTGCGCCGCCCGCAAGCTGAGGGAGAAGACCGGGGTCACCAGCCCTTATCTGGAGCAACTCGGAAGCTGGGGAAGCGCGACGCGCGATCCGCGCGGCTGGTCGGCGACACACGCCTATTTCGCGCTGATCCCGGCGGACGCAAGCGTGCTGGCGAACGATGCGCGGTGGTTTCCGATTCGAGGCGGAAGGCTCAAGGACAAGCTCGCCTTCGATCACGGCGACATCCTGGCGACCGCGATCCAGCGCCTGCGCAACAAGGTGGAGTACACCTCGCTGCCGGCCTATCTGATGCCGGCGGAATTCACGCTGCCGGATCTGCAGCGCGTCTACGAGATCGTGCTCGACCGTCCGCTCGAGAAAAGCGCGTTCCGGACCCGGATCCTGGCGGCCGACATGATCGAGCCGGTCGCGAAGATGCGGCGCGGCCCGAACCGCCCGGCGCAACTCTACCGCCTGAAGAAGGGCAGC